The following coding sequences are from one Salvia hispanica cultivar TCC Black 2014 chromosome 3, UniMelb_Shisp_WGS_1.0, whole genome shotgun sequence window:
- the LOC125213879 gene encoding AAA-ATPase At3g28580-like isoform X3, with product MTVTPMAEWLTQLSSVVGGLVVAYTMFQNYFPREITRPLKYYFKKLINFFYPYIHITFPEFEGDGFQRSLAYAAIKRYLNAHSSSQAKHLQASVARDTEAVVLTMASNSSEEVHDDFRGVKLWWASRETPPATQTISWGPREADKRFFSLTFHRKHRQLICDVYIKHVLDQGKAITVKERRRKLFTNSKGSDGGGYYHGRRRLWSEVVFDHPATFQTLAMDPVKKEEIIDDLINFSESKDYYRSVGKAWKRGYLLYGPPGTGKSTMIAAMANLLEYDVYDLELTAVKDNTELRKLLIDTSGKSIIVIEDIDCSLELTGQREKKEKEEEKKEGEEKDAVKEKMKKMMEEKKTSEVTLSGLLNFIDGLWSACGGERIIVFTTNYVEKLDPALIRRGRMDQHIELSYCGYEAFKVLAKNYLQFEEHELFGRIRRLLEETKMTPADVAENLMPKLRGEDKERCLMRLVKAIEEAKVKAEEEEKLKAEEEEKKKKKAAAEDEEEKKKKAAEEENGVKENGDAGSTNGVVKENGVKENGA from the exons ATGACAGTAACTCCCATGGCCGAATGGCTAACCCAACTAAGCTCCGTAGTCGGGGGCCTAGTCGTCGCCTACACCATGTTCCAAAACTACTTCCCCCGCGAGATCACACGCCCCCTCAAATACTACTTCAAAAAGCTCATCAACTTCTTCTACCCTTACATCCACATCACCTTCCCCGAGTTTGAAGGCGACGGCTTCCAACGCAGCCTCGCCTACGCCGCCATCAAGCGCTACCTCAACGCCCACTCCTCCTCCCAGGCCAAGCACCTCCAGGCCAGCGTGGCCCGCGACACCGAGGCCGTGGTCCTCACCATGGCCTCCAACTCCAGCGAGGAGGTCCACGACGACTTCCGCGGCGTCAAGCTGTGGTGGGCCTCCCGCGAGACCCCCCCTGCCACCCAGACCATCTCCTGGGGCCCGCGTGAGGCCGACAAGCGCTTCTTCTCCCTCACCTTCCATCGCAAGCACCGCCAGCTCATCTGCGATGTGTACATCAAGCACGTGCTGGATCAAGGCAAGGCGATCACGGTCAAGGAGAGGCGGAGGAAGCTCTTCACGAACAGCAAAGGGAGCGACGGCGGCGGGTACTACCACGGCCGGAGGAGGCTCTGGAGCGAGGTGGTGTTCGACCACCCTGCGACGTTCCAGACGCTGGCGATGGATCCGGTTAAGAAGGAGGAGATCATCGAtgatttgatcaatttttcgGAGTCGAAAGACTACTACAGGTCGGTTGGGAAGGCGTGGAAGAGGGGTTACCTTCTCTACGGCCCGCCTGGAACCGGGAAATCCACCATGATCGCGGCGATGGCGAATTTGTTGGAATACGACGTGTATGATCTCGAGCTGACCGCGGTGAAGGACAACACGGAGCTGAGGAAGCTTCTGATTGACACGTCGGGGAAGTCGATTATTGTGATCGAGGACATTGATTGCTCGTTGGAGCTGACGGGGCAGAgggagaagaaggagaaggaggaggagaagaaggagggggaagagaaggatgcggtgaaggagaagatgaagaagatgatggaGGAGAAGAAGACGAGCGAGGTGACGCTGTCGGGGCTGCTGAACTTCATCGACGGGCTGTGGTCGGCGTGTGGGGGAGAGAGGATCATTGTGTTCACGACGAACTACGTGGAGAAGCTGGATCCGGCGCTGATTCGGAGGGGGAGGATGGATCAGCATATTGAGCTGTCATACTGCGGGTACGAGGCGTTTAAGGTTTTGGCGAAGAATTATTTGCAGTTTGAGGAGCATGAGTTGTTTGGGAGGATAAGAAGGCTGCTGGAGGAGACTAAGATGACGCCGGCGGATGTGGCGGAGAATTTGATGCCGAAATTGAGGGGGGAGGATAAGGAGAGGTGTTTGATGAGATTGGTGAAAGCGATTGAAGAGGCTAAGGTCAAAGCTGAGGAGGAAGAGAAGCTCAAggctgaagaagaagaaaagaagaagaaaaag gctGCTGCAGAAGACgaggaagaaaagaagaagaaagctgctgaagaagaaaatggagtTAAAGAAAATGGCGACGCAGGCAGCACAAATGGGGTAGTCAAAGAAAATGGAGTTAAAGAAAATGGTGCATAG
- the LOC125213879 gene encoding AAA-ATPase At3g28580-like isoform X1 — translation MTVTPMAEWLTQLSSVVGGLVVAYTMFQNYFPREITRPLKYYFKKLINFFYPYIHITFPEFEGDGFQRSLAYAAIKRYLNAHSSSQAKHLQASVARDTEAVVLTMASNSSEEVHDDFRGVKLWWASRETPPATQTISWGPREADKRFFSLTFHRKHRQLICDVYIKHVLDQGKAITVKERRRKLFTNSKGSDGGGYYHGRRRLWSEVVFDHPATFQTLAMDPVKKEEIIDDLINFSESKDYYRSVGKAWKRGYLLYGPPGTGKSTMIAAMANLLEYDVYDLELTAVKDNTELRKLLIDTSGKSIIVIEDIDCSLELTGQREKKEKEEEKKEGEEKDAVKEKMKKMMEEKKTSEVTLSGLLNFIDGLWSACGGERIIVFTTNYVEKLDPALIRRGRMDQHIELSYCGYEAFKVLAKNYLQFEEHELFGRIRRLLEETKMTPADVAENLMPKLRGEDKERCLMRLVKAIEEAKVKAEEEEKLKAEEEEKKKKKAAEEAGEEKKKKAAAEDEEEKKKKAAEEENGVKENGDAGSTNGVVKENGVKENGA, via the coding sequence ATGACAGTAACTCCCATGGCCGAATGGCTAACCCAACTAAGCTCCGTAGTCGGGGGCCTAGTCGTCGCCTACACCATGTTCCAAAACTACTTCCCCCGCGAGATCACACGCCCCCTCAAATACTACTTCAAAAAGCTCATCAACTTCTTCTACCCTTACATCCACATCACCTTCCCCGAGTTTGAAGGCGACGGCTTCCAACGCAGCCTCGCCTACGCCGCCATCAAGCGCTACCTCAACGCCCACTCCTCCTCCCAGGCCAAGCACCTCCAGGCCAGCGTGGCCCGCGACACCGAGGCCGTGGTCCTCACCATGGCCTCCAACTCCAGCGAGGAGGTCCACGACGACTTCCGCGGCGTCAAGCTGTGGTGGGCCTCCCGCGAGACCCCCCCTGCCACCCAGACCATCTCCTGGGGCCCGCGTGAGGCCGACAAGCGCTTCTTCTCCCTCACCTTCCATCGCAAGCACCGCCAGCTCATCTGCGATGTGTACATCAAGCACGTGCTGGATCAAGGCAAGGCGATCACGGTCAAGGAGAGGCGGAGGAAGCTCTTCACGAACAGCAAAGGGAGCGACGGCGGCGGGTACTACCACGGCCGGAGGAGGCTCTGGAGCGAGGTGGTGTTCGACCACCCTGCGACGTTCCAGACGCTGGCGATGGATCCGGTTAAGAAGGAGGAGATCATCGAtgatttgatcaatttttcgGAGTCGAAAGACTACTACAGGTCGGTTGGGAAGGCGTGGAAGAGGGGTTACCTTCTCTACGGCCCGCCTGGAACCGGGAAATCCACCATGATCGCGGCGATGGCGAATTTGTTGGAATACGACGTGTATGATCTCGAGCTGACCGCGGTGAAGGACAACACGGAGCTGAGGAAGCTTCTGATTGACACGTCGGGGAAGTCGATTATTGTGATCGAGGACATTGATTGCTCGTTGGAGCTGACGGGGCAGAgggagaagaaggagaaggaggaggagaagaaggagggggaagagaaggatgcggtgaaggagaagatgaagaagatgatggaGGAGAAGAAGACGAGCGAGGTGACGCTGTCGGGGCTGCTGAACTTCATCGACGGGCTGTGGTCGGCGTGTGGGGGAGAGAGGATCATTGTGTTCACGACGAACTACGTGGAGAAGCTGGATCCGGCGCTGATTCGGAGGGGGAGGATGGATCAGCATATTGAGCTGTCATACTGCGGGTACGAGGCGTTTAAGGTTTTGGCGAAGAATTATTTGCAGTTTGAGGAGCATGAGTTGTTTGGGAGGATAAGAAGGCTGCTGGAGGAGACTAAGATGACGCCGGCGGATGTGGCGGAGAATTTGATGCCGAAATTGAGGGGGGAGGATAAGGAGAGGTGTTTGATGAGATTGGTGAAAGCGATTGAAGAGGCTAAGGTCAAAGCTGAGGAGGAAGAGAAGCTCAAggctgaagaagaagaaaagaagaagaaaaaggctGCTGAAGAAGCCGgggaagaaaagaagaaaaaggctGCTGCAGAAGACgaggaagaaaagaagaagaaagctgctgaagaagaaaatggagtTAAAGAAAATGGCGACGCAGGCAGCACAAATGGGGTAGTCAAAGAAAATGGAGTTAAAGAAAATGGTGCATAG
- the LOC125213879 gene encoding AAA-ATPase At3g28580-like isoform X2 has product MTVTPMAEWLTQLSSVVGGLVVAYTMFQNYFPREITRPLKYYFKKLINFFYPYIHITFPEFEGDGFQRSLAYAAIKRYLNAHSSSQAKHLQASVARDTEAVVLTMASNSSEEVHDDFRGVKLWWASRETPPATQTISWGPREADKRFFSLTFHRKHRQLICDVYIKHVLDQGKAITVKERRRKLFTNSKGSDGGGYYHGRRRLWSEVVFDHPATFQTLAMDPVKKEEIIDDLINFSESKDYYRSVGKAWKRGYLLYGPPGTGKSTMIAAMANLLEYDVYDLELTAVKDNTELRKLLIDTSGKSIIVIEDIDCSLELTGQREKKEKEEEKKEGEEKDAVKEKMKKMMEEKKTSEVTLSGLLNFIDGLWSACGGERIIVFTTNYVEKLDPALIRRGRMDQHIELSYCGYEAFKVLAKNYLQFEEHELFGRIRRLLEETKMTPADVAENLMPKLRGEDKERCLMRLVKAIEEAKVKAEEEEKLKAEEEEKKKKKAAAEDEEEKKKKAAEEENGVKENGDAGSTNGVVKENGVKENGA; this is encoded by the exons ATGACAGTAACTCCCATGGCCGAATGGCTAACCCAACTAAGCTCCGTAGTCGGGGGCCTAGTCGTCGCCTACACCATGTTCCAAAACTACTTCCCCCGCGAGATCACACGCCCCCTCAAATACTACTTCAAAAAGCTCATCAACTTCTTCTACCCTTACATCCACATCACCTTCCCCGAGTTTGAAGGCGACGGCTTCCAACGCAGCCTCGCCTACGCCGCCATCAAGCGCTACCTCAACGCCCACTCCTCCTCCCAGGCCAAGCACCTCCAGGCCAGCGTGGCCCGCGACACCGAGGCCGTGGTCCTCACCATGGCCTCCAACTCCAGCGAGGAGGTCCACGACGACTTCCGCGGCGTCAAGCTGTGGTGGGCCTCCCGCGAGACCCCCCCTGCCACCCAGACCATCTCCTGGGGCCCGCGTGAGGCCGACAAGCGCTTCTTCTCCCTCACCTTCCATCGCAAGCACCGCCAGCTCATCTGCGATGTGTACATCAAGCACGTGCTGGATCAAGGCAAGGCGATCACGGTCAAGGAGAGGCGGAGGAAGCTCTTCACGAACAGCAAAGGGAGCGACGGCGGCGGGTACTACCACGGCCGGAGGAGGCTCTGGAGCGAGGTGGTGTTCGACCACCCTGCGACGTTCCAGACGCTGGCGATGGATCCGGTTAAGAAGGAGGAGATCATCGAtgatttgatcaatttttcgGAGTCGAAAGACTACTACAGGTCGGTTGGGAAGGCGTGGAAGAGGGGTTACCTTCTCTACGGCCCGCCTGGAACCGGGAAATCCACCATGATCGCGGCGATGGCGAATTTGTTGGAATACGACGTGTATGATCTCGAGCTGACCGCGGTGAAGGACAACACGGAGCTGAGGAAGCTTCTGATTGACACGTCGGGGAAGTCGATTATTGTGATCGAGGACATTGATTGCTCGTTGGAGCTGACGGGGCAGAgggagaagaaggagaaggaggaggagaagaaggagggggaagagaaggatgcggtgaaggagaagatgaagaagatgatggaGGAGAAGAAGACGAGCGAGGTGACGCTGTCGGGGCTGCTGAACTTCATCGACGGGCTGTGGTCGGCGTGTGGGGGAGAGAGGATCATTGTGTTCACGACGAACTACGTGGAGAAGCTGGATCCGGCGCTGATTCGGAGGGGGAGGATGGATCAGCATATTGAGCTGTCATACTGCGGGTACGAGGCGTTTAAGGTTTTGGCGAAGAATTATTTGCAGTTTGAGGAGCATGAGTTGTTTGGGAGGATAAGAAGGCTGCTGGAGGAGACTAAGATGACGCCGGCGGATGTGGCGGAGAATTTGATGCCGAAATTGAGGGGGGAGGATAAGGAGAGGTGTTTGATGAGATTGGTGAAAGCGATTGAAGAGGCTAAGGTCAAAGCTGAGGAGGAAGAGAAGCTCAAggctgaagaagaagaaaag aagaagaaaaaggctGCTGCAGAAGACgaggaagaaaagaagaagaaagctgctgaagaagaaaatggagtTAAAGAAAATGGCGACGCAGGCAGCACAAATGGGGTAGTCAAAGAAAATGGAGTTAAAGAAAATGGTGCATAG